In Chryseobacterium lactis, a single genomic region encodes these proteins:
- a CDS encoding endo-beta-N-acetylglucosaminidase H, with protein MKKTSILAALALLGIQTASVLKAQQLNNPVGICYVEVNNNNMLNAGSYTLQNSNKQLFDVAIIFAANINYDVSKSRAYISSNNNVTKVLNDVNTYVKPLQQKGIKVLLDILGNHQGAGISNFPNREAAKDFALQIANTVYTYGLDGVDLDDEYAGYGNNGTGQPNSSSFVMLLQELKAAMPDKLITFYYLGPATSRQSFGGDAAGNYIDYSWNPYYGTYSAPNVPPLTKSKLSPAATWIQNTNPQSTSTATLTTLATNTKNDGYGVFMWYDLGGTDVASYLSTGSNILYNENTQLTGSLYSWSQGVACDPPLGLEVTNVTGTSAKLNWTTNGSQTYNIDYKPANSTTWVSAGTNYSGTNIVINNLSLNTDYDWRIQSSCSSTLTSTYLFAPRFNSGNGCATPAGLVSGSNLGTTTQLSWDATGASSYNLQYKTTAATNWTDVPNISTNTYTLQNLSPNTSYQWKVQSVCTGGTVSTYSGESTFNSGFAPVTSPGARSLSFNGNTNYLNAGQFNLSGNALTFEGWVKVNAFKTGFPYISSVMGIEVGDNNSAILRFGDGNLANNKLQFILSFGSSQIKLNSNAGLNTNTWYHIAATYDGASMKLYINGTLDASATATGNFTANGILYLARNYDNSRTLNGNLDEFRVWKRALTAQEILDNKCNVAANSTALEANWKMDEGSGNGALDATANTHFATLTNMTNANWSTDVACNSSLSVDDLKGLAIGKESSVYPNPVKKGSDIHFKIENNSASEISLYDISGKLLKKQRINKNNNIVNTQDLSVGTYIYKIISVDNHILSSGKIMVK; from the coding sequence ATGAAAAAAACATCTATTCTTGCTGCCCTGGCATTGCTGGGGATTCAGACAGCTTCCGTGCTTAAGGCGCAGCAGCTTAATAATCCCGTAGGTATATGTTATGTGGAGGTTAATAACAACAATATGCTTAATGCAGGGTCTTATACCTTGCAAAACAGCAATAAGCAGCTTTTTGACGTTGCCATTATCTTTGCGGCGAATATCAATTATGATGTTTCCAAAAGCAGAGCTTATATCTCAAGCAACAACAATGTGACTAAAGTATTGAACGATGTGAATACGTATGTAAAACCTTTACAACAGAAGGGGATCAAGGTATTACTGGATATTTTGGGAAATCATCAGGGAGCAGGGATTTCTAACTTTCCAAACAGAGAGGCAGCTAAAGACTTTGCTTTACAGATTGCAAATACCGTTTACACATATGGTTTAGATGGGGTAGACCTTGACGATGAATATGCAGGATATGGAAATAACGGAACAGGGCAACCGAACAGCAGCTCTTTTGTCATGCTTTTACAGGAATTAAAGGCAGCTATGCCTGATAAACTGATCACATTCTATTATCTGGGGCCTGCAACAAGCAGACAAAGTTTCGGAGGAGATGCTGCAGGGAACTATATCGACTATAGCTGGAATCCTTATTACGGAACGTACAGTGCTCCTAATGTACCGCCTCTCACTAAATCTAAACTTTCTCCAGCAGCAACGTGGATCCAGAATACAAATCCTCAGTCTACATCTACGGCTACACTTACTACGCTGGCCACCAATACTAAAAACGATGGCTACGGAGTATTCATGTGGTATGATTTGGGAGGAACGGATGTTGCCAGTTATCTGAGTACAGGATCCAATATTCTTTACAATGAAAATACACAGCTTACGGGCTCATTGTATTCATGGAGTCAGGGGGTAGCTTGCGATCCGCCCCTAGGACTTGAAGTAACTAATGTAACAGGTACTTCTGCTAAATTAAACTGGACTACTAATGGTTCTCAGACATATAATATTGATTATAAACCTGCTAACTCTACAACGTGGGTAAGCGCAGGAACCAATTATTCAGGAACTAATATTGTGATCAATAACCTGAGTTTAAACACAGATTACGACTGGAGAATTCAATCAAGCTGTTCTTCAACATTGACAAGTACTTATCTATTTGCTCCGAGATTCAATTCCGGAAACGGGTGTGCAACTCCGGCAGGTCTGGTATCCGGAAGCAATCTTGGAACGACGACACAGTTATCATGGGATGCAACAGGGGCATCTTCCTATAATTTGCAATACAAGACAACCGCAGCTACAAACTGGACGGATGTTCCAAATATTTCAACAAATACATATACCCTTCAGAATCTGTCACCCAATACCAGCTACCAATGGAAAGTACAATCGGTATGTACCGGAGGAACTGTAAGTACCTATTCCGGGGAGAGTACATTTAATAGTGGCTTTGCACCTGTTACCAGTCCGGGAGCAAGATCACTTTCATTTAATGGAAACACGAATTACCTTAATGCAGGACAATTTAACCTTAGCGGAAATGCATTGACATTTGAAGGTTGGGTAAAGGTCAATGCATTCAAAACAGGCTTCCCTTATATTTCGTCTGTAATGGGAATTGAAGTGGGAGATAATAATTCGGCAATACTTAGATTTGGAGATGGAAATCTTGCGAACAATAAATTACAGTTCATATTGAGCTTTGGATCGTCACAGATAAAATTGAACAGTAACGCAGGACTTAATACCAACACATGGTACCATATAGCTGCTACTTATGACGGGGCTTCAATGAAGTTGTATATCAATGGTACCCTTGATGCAAGTGCTACAGCAACAGGTAACTTTACCGCAAACGGTATACTTTACCTGGCCAGAAACTATGATAATTCCCGTACGCTTAATGGAAATCTGGATGAATTCAGAGTTTGGAAAAGAGCATTGACAGCACAAGAGATTTTAGATAATAAATGTAATGTAGCCGCCAATTCAACTGCATTGGAAGCAAACTGGAAAATGGATGAAGGAAGTGGTAACGGAGCTTTAGATGCTACTGCCAACACTCATTTTGCTACGCTCACCAATATGACCAATGCCAACTGGAGTACGGATGTGGCTTGTAATTCCTCATTATCTGTAGATGATCTAAAAGGCCTTGCTATCGGAAAGGAAAGCAGCGTTTATCCTAATCCTGTTAAAAAAGGAAGTGATATTCACTTTAAAATTGAGAATAATTCAGCAAGTGAAATATCTTTGTATGATATTTCCGGGAAATTATTGAAAAAACAACGAATTAATAAAAATAATAACATAGTAAATACGCAGGATTTATCTGTTGGTACCTATATTTATAAAATAATTTCAGTAGACAATCATATCTTGTCTTCAGGAAAGATTATGGTGAAGTAA
- a CDS encoding ROK family protein yields MQNILGIDIGGSHITLAQVDPEKREIISSTYVREHVDSFEKKETIFSAWVSAIEKASHDLKREDLLIGVAMPGPFDYENGIALMLHGKFLDIYNVNIKEELAKRLSISVDQIHFVNDAAAFMEGEVFGGCVQEYTKIFGVTLGTGFGTTFYNGEIATDEDLWDAPFRDSIFEDYMATRWFVNRYEELTGEKISGTKELLEKPQEIQNTMFDEYADSFSEFIVQHVSMYQPEVLVIGGNIAKAYPHFEKRFNENLKKNNINLPVKISAIFEDAAILGAASYAMKKA; encoded by the coding sequence ATGCAAAATATACTAGGAATAGATATTGGAGGCTCCCATATTACATTGGCTCAGGTAGATCCTGAAAAACGTGAAATCATTTCATCAACCTATGTAAGGGAACATGTAGATTCTTTTGAAAAAAAGGAAACCATTTTTTCTGCATGGGTTTCTGCAATAGAAAAAGCTTCTCATGATTTGAAAAGAGAGGATCTTCTGATAGGAGTAGCGATGCCCGGACCTTTTGATTATGAAAACGGAATTGCCCTGATGCTGCATGGGAAATTTCTTGACATCTATAACGTAAATATTAAAGAAGAGCTGGCAAAGCGTTTATCCATTTCAGTGGATCAGATTCATTTTGTAAATGATGCCGCCGCTTTTATGGAAGGTGAAGTTTTTGGAGGTTGTGTGCAGGAGTATACAAAAATTTTTGGAGTGACCCTGGGAACCGGATTTGGAACTACCTTTTATAACGGAGAAATAGCAACCGATGAAGACCTTTGGGATGCTCCTTTCAGAGATTCTATTTTTGAAGACTATATGGCGACCCGTTGGTTTGTCAACCGTTATGAAGAGTTAACCGGTGAGAAGATTTCAGGAACAAAAGAACTGCTTGAAAAGCCTCAGGAGATTCAAAATACAATGTTTGATGAATATGCAGATTCCTTTTCGGAATTTATTGTGCAGCATGTCAGCATGTATCAACCGGAAGTTTTAGTTATAGGAGGAAATATTGCCAAAGCATATCCTCATTTTGAAAAAAGATTTAATGAAAATTTAAAAAAGAATAATATTAACTTGCCGGTGAAAATCTCTGCTATTTTTGAAGATGCAGCCATTTTAGGAGCTGCAAGTTATGCGATGAAAAAAGCCTGA
- a CDS encoding GH92 family glycosyl hydrolase translates to MKSFCSTLFLLLNALAFSQNSSLVDYVNPLMGTQSKPSLSNGNTYPAVGLPWGMNIWTPQTGKMGDGWAYTYDADKIKGFKQTHQPSPWMNDYGAFAMMPGVGKLKFKEDERASWFSHKAEVATPYFYSVYLADINVTTEFTPTERASFFKFDFPKTDSAYVVIDALNKGSYIKILPKERKILGYTTRYSTGKYENFKNYFVVQFDKDFELTRAWKNDKLVNDQLEITSDHAGAVVGFKLKNKEVVYAKVASSFISFEQAELNLKREIGNRNFEQVKTDAKNIWNKTLGKLEVKGGTDQQMRTFYSSLYRTLFFPQKLYEFDAQNKIKHWSPYNGKIADGKMFAGTGFWDTFRALYPFLNLVYPSINVEMQEGLANAYKEGGFLPEWSSPGYSDIMIGNNSASVVADAYIKGLRGYDVETLWQAVKHGANNEGPIEAVGRAGVQYYNTLGYVPYDVKINENAARTLEYAYDDFSIYQLGKALGKPASEIDIYKKRAYNYKNVFDKETGLMRGKNKDGNFQKPFNPFKWGDAFTEGNSWHYTWSVFQDIDGLSELMGGKKKFEAKLDEVFSLPPVFDDSYYGGVIHEIREMQIMNMGQYAHGNQPIQHMIYLYNYAGAPYKTQYWTRQVMNKLYMATPDGYCGDEDNGQTSAWYVFSALGFYPVTPATDQYVLGAPLFKEATIHLENGKKIEIKAPENNADNLYVKSLNVNQQPYSKNWLSHQELMKGAVLDFKMDSKPNKERGSQEKDFPYSMSKEQSK, encoded by the coding sequence ATGAAGTCTTTCTGTTCAACACTTTTTCTCCTCTTAAATGCATTGGCATTCAGCCAAAACTCATCCCTGGTGGATTATGTGAATCCATTGATGGGGACCCAGTCTAAACCTTCTTTATCCAACGGAAATACCTATCCCGCAGTTGGCCTTCCATGGGGAATGAATATCTGGACTCCTCAAACGGGTAAAATGGGTGATGGATGGGCATATACCTATGATGCAGATAAAATTAAAGGGTTTAAACAAACCCATCAGCCCTCTCCATGGATGAATGATTATGGTGCTTTTGCCATGATGCCGGGAGTAGGTAAACTAAAATTTAAAGAAGATGAACGGGCAAGCTGGTTCAGTCATAAAGCTGAGGTAGCAACGCCCTATTTTTATAGTGTGTATCTGGCAGATATCAATGTAACCACTGAGTTTACACCAACGGAAAGAGCTTCTTTCTTTAAATTTGATTTTCCTAAAACAGACAGTGCCTATGTTGTCATTGATGCCTTAAACAAAGGCTCATACATTAAGATTTTACCTAAAGAAAGAAAAATTCTGGGCTATACAACCCGATATTCAACAGGGAAATATGAAAATTTTAAAAACTATTTTGTTGTTCAGTTTGATAAAGATTTTGAGCTGACAAGAGCCTGGAAAAATGATAAACTGGTCAATGATCAGTTAGAAATTACAAGCGATCATGCAGGGGCAGTAGTTGGATTTAAATTAAAAAACAAAGAGGTAGTCTACGCAAAAGTAGCGTCTTCATTTATTAGCTTTGAACAGGCAGAGCTGAATTTGAAAAGAGAAATCGGCAACAGAAATTTTGAACAGGTAAAAACAGATGCAAAGAATATCTGGAATAAAACCCTTGGAAAATTAGAAGTGAAAGGAGGGACTGATCAGCAGATGAGAACTTTCTATTCTTCGTTATACAGAACCTTGTTCTTTCCACAGAAATTGTATGAATTTGATGCTCAAAATAAAATAAAACACTGGAGCCCGTATAACGGTAAAATCGCTGACGGCAAAATGTTTGCCGGAACCGGATTCTGGGATACTTTCCGTGCTTTATATCCTTTCTTGAACCTGGTTTATCCAAGTATTAACGTAGAAATGCAGGAAGGACTGGCCAATGCTTACAAGGAAGGAGGTTTCTTACCGGAATGGAGCAGCCCGGGATATTCTGATATTATGATTGGAAATAATTCTGCTTCAGTAGTGGCAGATGCCTATATCAAAGGACTTCGTGGATATGATGTGGAAACTTTATGGCAAGCTGTAAAACATGGTGCCAATAATGAAGGGCCTATTGAAGCGGTAGGTCGTGCAGGAGTACAATATTACAATACATTAGGCTATGTTCCTTATGATGTAAAAATCAATGAAAATGCAGCCAGAACATTGGAATATGCTTATGATGATTTTTCCATTTACCAATTGGGAAAAGCCTTAGGAAAACCTGCTTCAGAAATTGATATTTACAAAAAAAGAGCGTATAATTACAAAAATGTGTTCGATAAAGAAACCGGTTTAATGCGTGGTAAGAATAAAGACGGTAATTTCCAGAAGCCTTTCAACCCTTTTAAATGGGGTGATGCTTTTACAGAAGGAAACAGCTGGCATTATACCTGGTCTGTTTTTCAGGATATTGACGGGCTGTCAGAATTGATGGGCGGTAAAAAGAAGTTTGAAGCCAAACTTGATGAGGTATTTTCACTTCCACCGGTATTTGATGACAGTTATTACGGCGGGGTGATTCATGAGATCAGAGAAATGCAGATCATGAATATGGGGCAATATGCCCACGGAAACCAGCCGATACAGCATATGATTTATCTCTATAACTATGCCGGAGCTCCGTATAAAACACAATATTGGACAAGACAGGTTATGAATAAGCTCTATATGGCTACGCCAGACGGATACTGTGGAGATGAAGATAACGGGCAGACTTCTGCATGGTATGTTTTCTCAGCCTTAGGATTCTATCCGGTGACGCCTGCTACAGATCAATATGTACTGGGAGCACCATTATTCAAGGAAGCAACTATTCATCTTGAAAACGGAAAGAAAATTGAAATAAAAGCACCGGAAAACAATGCAGATAATCTGTATGTAAAGTCATTGAATGTTAATCAACAGCCTTATTCCAAAAACTGGTTAAGTCATCAGGAGCTGATGAAAGGAGCAGTTCTGGATTTTAAAATGGATAGCAAGCCAAACAAAGAAAGAGGTTCACAGGAAAAAGACTTTCCGTATTCAATGTCAAAAGAACAATCAAAATAA
- a CDS encoding cupin domain-containing protein, producing MSTEKKEIFERVEEMLGAQGFTIAAKDDTRPWGGFFVIDENQAQDFANQYFEGIDVENLRIGGKLSPKILIVAPQARLSWQYHHRRAEIWQVVEGTVGIKRSSTDDEGEVAEYNPKDQVKLQQGERHRLIGLDGWGIVAEIWQHTDASNPSDEDDIVRVQDDFGR from the coding sequence ATGAGTACAGAAAAGAAAGAAATATTCGAAAGAGTAGAAGAGATGCTGGGAGCGCAAGGGTTTACTATTGCAGCAAAAGATGATACAAGACCATGGGGAGGATTTTTTGTAATTGATGAAAATCAGGCACAGGATTTTGCCAACCAGTATTTTGAGGGTATTGATGTTGAAAACTTAAGAATAGGAGGGAAATTAAGCCCTAAAATTCTTATTGTGGCTCCGCAGGCGAGATTAAGCTGGCAGTATCACCACAGAAGAGCCGAGATCTGGCAGGTTGTGGAAGGTACCGTAGGAATCAAAAGAAGCAGTACCGACGACGAAGGTGAAGTAGCAGAATACAATCCAAAAGATCAGGTAAAGCTTCAGCAGGGAGAAAGACACCGTTTAATCGGGTTAGATGGCTGGGGAATTGTTGCTGAAATCTGGCAACATACCGATGCTTCCAATCCTTCAGACGAAGACGACATCGTTCGTGTACAGGATGATTTCGGAAGATAA
- a CDS encoding glycoside hydrolase family 97 protein has product MIKNIFTLCISVVCGIIIHAQSFESPNGKLQLNFAIKEEGSPYYALQYKGKTIVKDSKLGFILKPSTSYFSGFKVENISYTSENNTWKTVWGPNKEVNDHYKEMLVHLVQNKTGWKLDIRFRLFDDGLGFRYEFPVQPELRHFTINNELTSFNLGKDYKAFWIPADYDTNEFPVTTSALSRISGLIDEVRKEPLAAKAPSTSLAVQTPLMLKSQDGIYINIHEAALVNFPAMTLNLDDKNFILSSNLTPDKNGDRGFIQTGSVSPWRTMIISDDAREILSSNLIVNLNEPNKIEDPSWIKPTKYIGVWWEYFTGGGSTWAFSDNQDIRIGETDYKTLKPNGRHGANTKHVKEYIDFAAANGFDAVLVEGWNEGWEDNQAYRKEHIYSFTKAYPDFDVKELQAYAKRKNVKIIMHHESTSSVVDYERQLKDAFRFMKDNGYNAVKTGYVGPIIPRSEYHDGQWMVNHYRYVAETAAQYQIMVNSHEAVRPTGLHRTYPNWIAQESARGTEFESFNGNKPDHTTILPFTRLIGGPMDYTPGIFEGDLSVYGNNKAKLSTTLTKQLALYITMYSPLQMAADLIENYKKYPDAFQFIKDVAVDWDSSYILEAEPGDYVTIARKAKNKNEWFVGSITDENPREATVDLSFLPKGQKFEAIIYKDGKNASWNHNPKSYEISKQKVKSSEKLKIEVAPGGGFAISIKPV; this is encoded by the coding sequence ATGATAAAAAATATTTTCACCCTCTGCATATCTGTTGTATGCGGAATCATTATACATGCTCAATCATTCGAATCTCCCAATGGTAAACTGCAACTGAACTTTGCCATCAAAGAAGAAGGAAGCCCGTATTATGCGCTTCAATATAAAGGGAAAACCATTGTGAAGGATAGTAAACTGGGATTTATTTTAAAACCTTCCACCTCTTATTTTTCAGGATTTAAAGTAGAAAATATCAGCTATACTTCTGAAAACAATACCTGGAAAACCGTTTGGGGCCCGAACAAAGAAGTCAATGATCATTATAAAGAAATGCTGGTTCATCTGGTGCAAAATAAAACAGGCTGGAAACTGGATATCCGATTCAGACTTTTTGATGACGGATTAGGTTTCAGATATGAATTTCCCGTTCAACCTGAGTTGAGACATTTTACGATCAATAATGAACTTACCTCTTTTAATCTGGGAAAAGATTATAAAGCATTCTGGATTCCCGCAGATTATGATACCAATGAATTTCCGGTAACCACTTCAGCATTATCCCGAATTTCAGGGTTAATTGATGAGGTAAGAAAAGAACCGTTGGCAGCCAAAGCTCCAAGTACAAGTTTAGCCGTACAAACCCCATTGATGCTGAAGTCTCAGGACGGAATTTACATCAACATCCATGAAGCTGCTCTGGTTAATTTTCCGGCAATGACCCTGAATCTTGATGATAAAAACTTTATTCTATCCTCTAACCTTACTCCCGATAAAAACGGTGACAGAGGGTTTATTCAAACCGGTTCAGTAAGCCCGTGGCGTACAATGATCATCAGTGACGACGCAAGAGAAATACTATCTTCCAATCTTATTGTTAATCTGAATGAACCCAACAAAATTGAGGATCCTTCATGGATAAAACCGACTAAATATATCGGAGTATGGTGGGAATATTTTACAGGAGGCGGGTCTACCTGGGCCTTTTCTGATAATCAGGATATCCGAATCGGAGAAACAGATTATAAAACTCTAAAACCGAATGGCAGACATGGTGCCAATACAAAACATGTCAAAGAATATATTGACTTTGCCGCAGCGAATGGATTTGATGCCGTTCTGGTGGAAGGCTGGAACGAAGGCTGGGAAGATAACCAGGCGTACAGAAAAGAACATATTTACAGCTTTACCAAAGCATACCCGGACTTTGATGTAAAAGAACTTCAAGCCTATGCAAAAAGGAAAAATGTAAAAATCATTATGCATCACGAAAGTACTTCTTCAGTAGTCGATTATGAAAGACAATTAAAAGATGCCTTTAGATTTATGAAGGATAACGGATATAATGCGGTAAAAACAGGATATGTTGGCCCTATAATTCCCCGAAGTGAATATCATGACGGCCAATGGATGGTCAACCATTACAGATATGTTGCTGAAACTGCTGCTCAGTATCAGATTATGGTCAATTCACATGAAGCCGTACGACCTACAGGATTACACCGGACATATCCCAACTGGATTGCCCAGGAGTCTGCCAGAGGAACAGAATTTGAATCTTTTAACGGAAACAAACCGGATCATACCACCATTCTTCCTTTTACCCGTTTGATTGGTGGACCAATGGATTATACTCCCGGGATCTTTGAAGGTGATCTTTCCGTTTATGGAAATAATAAAGCGAAATTAAGTACAACATTGACCAAACAACTTGCTCTTTATATTACGATGTACAGCCCGCTTCAAATGGCTGCGGATCTTATTGAAAACTACAAAAAATACCCTGACGCCTTTCAGTTTATTAAAGATGTTGCCGTAGACTGGGATTCCTCGTATATCCTTGAGGCAGAACCGGGCGATTATGTTACCATCGCAAGAAAAGCTAAAAATAAAAATGAATGGTTTGTCGGAAGTATCACCGATGAAAACCCAAGAGAAGCCACCGTAGATTTATCATTCCTTCCGAAAGGTCAAAAATTTGAAGCCATTATTTATAAAGATGGAAAAAATGCCAGCTGGAATCATAATCCCAAAAGCTATGAAATTTCCAAACAAAAGGTAAAGTCAAGTGAGAAACTTAAAATAGAAGTAGCACCGGGCGGAGGATTTGCCATTAGCATAAAACCTGTTTAA
- a CDS encoding sugar porter family MFS transporter: MSSTSHSTLIYKSTLVASVGGLLFGYDTAVISGAIGFMKIYYHLSDVMMGWVASCALLGCIVGAMYSGKLSDHVGRKKVLMLSALLFVISSIGTAVAPNLLFFVVFRIIGGMGIGIASMLSPMYISEMAPAAIRGRLISIFQLGIVTGILVIYFVNAYIAGIHNETWNISTGWRWMFGSGVIPSIIFILLLLTIPESPRWLASHQRNSEALDILTQINGAELAQQELESINESLKDETPFSFSDIKAPQLKRAMGIGILLAILSQITGINAIMYYAPEIFKSIGVGSDSAFMQTILLGIINVIFTLVAIQYVDHWGRKKLLLLGISGMTICLFITGLVFYTQQQGYLLLIAILGYIACFAMSLGPLTFVVIAEIFPTKARATAMSVATFFLWLAVFLVSQTFPVLIGSVGSACTFWIYTIIAVFTFIFIWKTIPETKGKTLEEIEKEWTDRE; encoded by the coding sequence ATGTCATCAACTTCACACTCAACTCTTATTTATAAATCAACTCTTGTCGCTTCTGTGGGTGGTTTATTATTCGGTTATGATACGGCCGTGATTTCCGGAGCCATCGGTTTTATGAAAATCTACTATCATCTTTCTGATGTGATGATGGGCTGGGTGGCTTCATGTGCACTTCTCGGATGTATTGTGGGAGCAATGTATTCCGGGAAACTTAGTGATCATGTCGGAAGGAAAAAGGTATTGATGCTTTCTGCCTTATTGTTTGTGATTTCTTCCATAGGGACAGCTGTAGCTCCCAACCTTTTGTTTTTCGTCGTATTCAGAATTATCGGAGGTATGGGAATCGGGATTGCTTCCATGCTTTCCCCTATGTATATCTCGGAAATGGCTCCGGCGGCAATAAGAGGACGTTTAATCTCCATTTTTCAATTGGGGATTGTCACGGGAATTCTGGTTATTTATTTCGTGAATGCCTATATCGCCGGAATTCATAATGAAACCTGGAATATTTCTACCGGGTGGCGATGGATGTTTGGCTCAGGGGTTATTCCATCTATTATCTTTATCCTTTTATTGCTAACGATTCCCGAGAGTCCTCGCTGGCTGGCATCCCATCAACGAAATTCAGAAGCACTGGATATTCTTACTCAAATTAATGGTGCTGAACTCGCTCAGCAGGAATTAGAATCTATCAATGAATCACTAAAAGATGAAACCCCATTTTCTTTTTCTGATATAAAGGCTCCGCAACTCAAGCGGGCAATGGGAATCGGTATTTTGCTGGCTATTCTTTCTCAGATTACCGGAATTAACGCCATTATGTACTATGCTCCTGAAATTTTTAAATCTATCGGTGTTGGATCAGACTCTGCTTTTATGCAAACTATTCTGTTAGGCATTATCAATGTTATTTTCACATTGGTTGCCATACAATATGTGGATCATTGGGGACGAAAAAAGCTATTATTACTTGGTATTTCAGGAATGACTATTTGTTTGTTCATTACAGGTCTTGTTTTTTACACACAACAACAAGGATATCTATTGCTTATCGCGATACTCGGCTATATTGCCTGTTTTGCGATGTCATTGGGACCGCTTACTTTCGTTGTTATCGCTGAAATTTTCCCTACAAAAGCCCGTGCTACAGCCATGTCTGTGGCCACTTTCTTTTTGTGGCTGGCTGTATTTCTGGTCTCACAGACTTTCCCTGTTCTGATCGGATCTGTAGGAAGTGCCTGTACATTCTGGATTTATACGATTATTGCAGTATTCACCTTTATTTTTATCTGGAAGACGATCCCTGAGACGAAAGGAAAGACGTTGGAAGAGATAGAAAAAGAGTGGACGGATCGGGAATAA